In Nitrobacteraceae bacterium AZCC 1564, the following proteins share a genomic window:
- a CDS encoding FeS assembly SUF system protein (product_source=TIGR02945; cath_funfam=3.30.300.130; cog=COG2151; pfam=PF01883; superfamily=117916; tigrfam=TIGR02945), whose translation MSETIQASQAAEAQPRFDTQSALPVEETERLGTDIVAALKTVFDPEIPADIYELGLIYKVDIKDDRSVDVQMTLTTPNCPAAGELPTMVENAVASVPGVGPVSVNVVWEPIWTPDRMSDEARLVLNMW comes from the coding sequence ATGAGTGAGACCATTCAGGCATCTCAAGCGGCTGAAGCTCAACCGCGGTTTGATACGCAGTCGGCGCTGCCCGTTGAAGAGACGGAGCGTCTCGGCACCGACATTGTCGCAGCGTTGAAGACCGTGTTCGATCCGGAAATCCCGGCCGATATTTACGAGCTTGGTCTGATCTACAAGGTCGACATCAAGGACGATCGTTCCGTGGACGTGCAAATGACGCTCACAACGCCGAACTGTCCTGCTGCAGGCGAACTGCCGACCATGGTCGAGAACGCCGTGGCAAGCGTCCCGGGTGTTGGCCCGGTGAGCGTGAATGTGGTTTGGGAGCCGATATGGACGCCTGACCGGATGTCGGACGAGGCCCGCCTTGTCCTCAACATGTGGTGA
- a CDS encoding Fe-S cluster assembly ATP-binding protein (product_source=KO:K09013; cath_funfam=3.40.50.300; cog=COG0396; ko=KO:K09013; pfam=PF00005; smart=SM00382; superfamily=52540; tigrfam=TIGR01978): protein MTALLEVRDLKVQVEDKEILHGLNLTVNVGEIHAIMGPNGSGKSTLSHVIAGKPGYDVTSGEILFRGEDLLEMEPDERAAKGVFLAFQYPVEIPGVATMTFLRTALNAQRKARGESEYSTPDFLKKVREVATSLNIPQDMLKRGVNVGFSGGEKKRNEVLQMALFQPSLCILDEMDSGLDIDALRVAADGVNALRSKDRAMVVITHYQRLLNYIVPDFVHVMSKGRVVKSGGKDLALELEKSGYAQFEDKAA from the coding sequence ATGACCGCATTGCTTGAAGTCAGGGATCTGAAGGTTCAGGTCGAGGACAAGGAGATTTTGCATGGGTTGAACCTCACCGTGAACGTGGGTGAGATTCACGCCATTATGGGACCGAACGGTTCAGGCAAATCGACCCTCAGCCATGTCATCGCCGGCAAGCCGGGCTACGACGTCACCAGCGGCGAGATCCTGTTCAGAGGCGAAGACCTGTTGGAAATGGAGCCGGATGAGCGCGCCGCGAAGGGCGTGTTCCTTGCCTTCCAATACCCGGTCGAAATTCCCGGTGTCGCGACGATGACGTTCCTGCGCACTGCGCTGAACGCACAGCGCAAGGCGAGGGGCGAGAGCGAATACTCGACCCCGGATTTTCTAAAGAAGGTTCGCGAAGTCGCGACGTCGCTGAACATCCCGCAGGACATGCTGAAGCGCGGCGTCAACGTCGGATTCTCCGGCGGCGAGAAGAAGCGCAACGAAGTGCTTCAGATGGCGCTGTTCCAGCCGAGCCTGTGCATTCTCGATGAAATGGACTCAGGTCTCGATATCGACGCGCTGCGCGTCGCTGCGGACGGTGTGAACGCACTGCGGTCGAAGGACCGCGCTATGGTGGTGATCACTCACTATCAGCGTTTGCTCAATTACATTGTTCCCGACTTTGTCCACGTGATGTCAAAGGGGCGCGTCGTGAAGAGCGGCGGCAAGGATCTTGCGCTTGAGCTGGAGAAATCCGGGTACGCGCAATTCGAAGACAAAGCGGCGTAA
- a CDS encoding hypothetical protein (product_source=Hypo-rule applied; cath_funfam=3.40.50.1460; pfam=PF00656; superfamily=52129; transmembrane_helix_parts=Inside_1_30,TMhelix_31_53,Outside_54_525), whose translation MNPVPVPADYAIVEGVSREGAVRGGRTMKKLAIRTALFISAVTAVAAAFTASAHAEKRVALVIGNNDYRNVPPLRKAVNDARAMSDVLKQLGFNVLFAENQTRQAFSETMLAFDKVLEPGDTAFVFFAGHGFEINGQNYLLPTDIAAVTEGQEELIRDGAFAAERLISRVQARGARTSIFVFDACRNNPFEATGTRAIGGSGGLAAMNPPEGVFVVFSAGAKQTALDRLNDDDPNPNSVFTRNFVRELSQPGLNLVQIAKRTQSDVRQMTVAVNRIQTPAYYDQIVGDYILKPAKDPAKDGDRKIDVLPQVAALPIAPPLPIISDSGNAPIASFMRHNGGWSISFSIADPTLAISWRLGESGDFKETGFLDSLDPRTRRRMPNPSIELPSDAPAATIQVRYVDPMGQMQGPYPIKFDPEAALINSHRKLLDMTSTSWLAFGGYNTPLVYFTQIFSYRCAIREMRIGIDTTVPDKVVKVPPCNPKDPSAIPDSPPSYMKIPATTKSVSVELTYQDGSVSEIKNFRK comes from the coding sequence ATGAACCCCGTCCCCGTTCCGGCCGACTATGCCATAGTGGAAGGGGTAAGCCGCGAGGGCGCGGTTCGGGGAGGGCGAACCATGAAGAAACTCGCGATCAGGACAGCGCTCTTCATTTCTGCTGTGACGGCAGTAGCTGCCGCATTCACTGCCTCGGCCCACGCTGAGAAGCGCGTTGCGCTGGTGATTGGCAACAATGATTACCGCAATGTCCCGCCACTGCGGAAAGCCGTGAACGACGCGCGAGCCATGAGCGATGTGCTCAAGCAGCTTGGTTTCAACGTTTTGTTTGCCGAGAACCAAACCCGCCAAGCGTTCAGTGAAACGATGCTGGCCTTCGATAAAGTGCTGGAGCCAGGGGACACAGCGTTCGTATTTTTTGCGGGGCACGGCTTTGAGATCAACGGGCAGAACTATCTTTTGCCGACTGACATTGCCGCGGTGACAGAGGGACAGGAAGAACTTATCCGCGATGGTGCGTTTGCCGCCGAAAGGCTGATTTCACGCGTACAGGCGAGAGGGGCACGAACATCGATTTTTGTCTTCGATGCGTGCCGGAATAACCCATTCGAGGCGACAGGCACACGTGCGATCGGCGGGAGCGGAGGCCTCGCCGCGATGAATCCGCCGGAAGGTGTGTTCGTCGTGTTCTCGGCTGGGGCCAAGCAGACCGCGCTGGACCGGCTGAACGATGACGATCCCAATCCTAATTCGGTTTTCACCCGAAATTTCGTGCGCGAGCTATCGCAGCCTGGGCTCAATCTTGTTCAGATTGCCAAGCGCACACAGTCCGATGTCCGCCAGATGACTGTGGCTGTGAACAGGATTCAGACGCCGGCGTATTACGACCAGATCGTCGGAGATTACATTCTGAAGCCCGCCAAGGATCCCGCCAAGGATGGTGACCGCAAGATCGACGTGTTGCCGCAGGTTGCAGCCTTGCCCATTGCTCCGCCGCTGCCAATCATCAGTGACTCCGGCAACGCGCCCATCGCAAGCTTCATGCGGCACAATGGCGGATGGTCGATTTCGTTCTCTATTGCAGATCCGACGCTGGCGATTTCCTGGCGGCTCGGTGAAAGTGGGGACTTTAAGGAAACCGGCTTCCTGGACTCTCTTGATCCGCGCACACGGCGGCGTATGCCCAACCCGTCGATTGAATTGCCCAGCGATGCTCCGGCTGCGACGATCCAGGTTCGCTATGTCGATCCGATGGGACAGATGCAGGGACCGTATCCGATCAAGTTCGATCCTGAAGCTGCGCTGATCAACAGCCATCGCAAGCTGTTGGATATGACATCGACGAGCTGGTTGGCATTCGGCGGCTACAATACGCCGCTGGTCTATTTCACGCAGATCTTCTCGTACCGCTGCGCGATCCGCGAGATGCGCATTGGTATCGACACGACGGTGCCTGACAAGGTCGTCAAGGTGCCGCCATGCAATCCTAAAGATCCGTCGGCCATTCCCGATAGCCCGCCATCGTATATGAAAATTCCGGCCACGACGAAGTCTGTCTCGGTCGAGCTGACTTACCAGGACGGCAGCGTGTCGGAGATCAAGAATTTTCGTAAGTAG
- a CDS encoding Fe-S cluster assembly protein SufD (product_source=KO:K09015; cath_funfam=3.40.50.2000; cog=COG0719; ko=KO:K09015; pfam=PF01458,PF19295; superfamily=101960; tigrfam=TIGR01981) produces MNVALVKPNTERTLDELFAVARDRLPGSGVVAEVRQAAFDDFANRGLPHRRLEEWKYTDLRTLLREIAPLAPAPDQAALARAAQSVKSLGVDNTQKFVLVDGVFAPQLSDLSGLDASIRLRTLREVLEDSDNKVRSDLLQTSVTSDAMISLNAAMATDGVVIDIAEGAKPAKPIHIAHIATNSGTSAFTRSLVKIGKGAQVTLVESFAAADGAKSYQTHDSIVVWSGDDVGIEHVRLMEDARDAANVTTAIFTLGANTKLNTFNLTNGAGVSRYQAFITFGGEGGALTTNGVNLLGGHRHGDTTLLVDHAVPHCSSREVFRSVLDERAHSVFQGRIIVRPDAQKTDGKMMTRALLLSDEAQASNKPELEIFADDVTCGHGATAGALDESLLFYLRARGLPEKEAQALLIAAFVGEAIESIVDDNLRDVAIAAADRWLAARG; encoded by the coding sequence ATGAACGTTGCATTGGTCAAACCGAACACGGAGCGTACGCTCGACGAATTGTTCGCCGTGGCGCGTGACCGTTTGCCGGGATCCGGTGTTGTCGCCGAGGTGCGGCAGGCCGCCTTTGATGACTTTGCGAATCGCGGATTGCCGCATCGTCGTCTGGAAGAATGGAAATATACCGATCTGCGCACCTTATTGCGCGAGATCGCACCGCTTGCGCCTGCTCCGGATCAGGCCGCGCTCGCCCGCGCCGCCCAGTCGGTGAAGTCGCTCGGTGTCGACAACACGCAGAAGTTCGTGCTGGTCGATGGTGTATTCGCTCCGCAACTGTCCGATCTGAGCGGGCTTGATGCCAGCATCCGCCTGCGGACGCTGCGTGAAGTGCTCGAAGATTCCGACAACAAGGTCCGATCTGATCTGTTGCAGACCAGTGTGACCTCGGATGCAATGATCTCGCTCAATGCCGCTATGGCAACGGATGGGGTCGTGATCGACATCGCCGAAGGCGCCAAGCCTGCTAAGCCGATCCATATCGCACATATTGCGACCAACTCGGGCACCTCAGCCTTCACGCGCTCGCTGGTGAAGATCGGCAAAGGCGCGCAGGTCACGCTCGTGGAGAGCTTTGCCGCAGCCGATGGCGCGAAGTCCTATCAAACTCATGACTCGATCGTCGTCTGGAGTGGCGATGATGTTGGGATCGAACATGTACGCCTGATGGAAGATGCCCGTGATGCTGCGAACGTCACGACTGCCATCTTTACGCTCGGCGCCAACACCAAGCTGAATACGTTCAACCTCACGAACGGCGCCGGAGTTAGCCGCTACCAGGCCTTTATCACTTTTGGTGGCGAAGGCGGCGCGCTGACCACGAACGGCGTAAATTTGCTTGGAGGACATCGTCACGGCGACACCACTTTGTTGGTCGATCATGCAGTACCGCACTGCTCAAGCCGTGAAGTCTTCCGGTCTGTGCTCGATGAGCGAGCTCATTCGGTGTTCCAAGGGCGCATTATCGTGCGTCCCGACGCGCAGAAGACCGACGGCAAGATGATGACCAGGGCGCTGCTGCTATCAGACGAGGCCCAGGCCAGCAACAAGCCAGAACTCGAAATCTTCGCGGACGACGTGACTTGCGGCCATGGTGCGACGGCCGGCGCTCTGGATGAGAGCCTCTTGTTTTATCTGCGCGCGCGCGGTCTGCCCGAAAAGGAAGCCCAGGCATTGCTAATCGCGGCATTCGTGGGCGAGGCGATCGAGTCCATTGTCGACGACAATCTGCGCGACGTCGCAATTGCTGCTGCCGATCGATGGCTGGCAGCACGGGGATAA
- a CDS encoding superfamily II DNA/RNA helicase (product_source=COG0513; cath_funfam=3.40.50.300; cog=COG0513; pfam=PF00270,PF00271; smart=SM00487,SM00490; superfamily=52540) — MSFSNLGLSDKVLAAVAAAGYTTPTPIQEKAIPHVLARRDVLGIAQTGTGKTAAFVLPMLTLLEKGRARARMPRTLILEPTRELAAQVKENFDKYGAGQKLNVALLIGGVSFGDQDLKLMRGVDVLIATPGRLLDHTERGGLLLTGVELLVIDEADRMLDMGFIPDIERICKLVPFTRQTLFFTATMPPEIRRVTETFLHNPEKVEVSKPASTAVTVTQSQVSVGREPHEKREVLRQLLREAKDLKNAIIFCNRKREVALLHRSLQKHGFGAAALHGDMDQSARMTALDQFRKGELPLLVASDVAARGLDIPEVSHVFNFDVPHHPDDYVHRIGRTGRAGRLGTAISIVSPSDQKSLLAIEKLIGQPIARAETSHTVSTDAAPMPTAPHGEKAPEERKPRRERSRGGRNKSQRPEGIAAPQQPPSIGRPRPVSASREQFSEPGDHSHLPAFLLRPIRARG; from the coding sequence ATGTCCTTTTCCAATCTTGGCCTTTCCGACAAGGTCCTTGCTGCTGTAGCAGCCGCTGGTTACACCACCCCCACCCCCATCCAAGAAAAAGCCATCCCTCACGTCCTGGCCCGCCGCGATGTGCTTGGTATCGCCCAAACCGGTACCGGCAAAACCGCGGCCTTCGTGCTTCCGATGCTGACCCTCCTGGAAAAGGGGCGCGCCAGGGCGAGAATGCCACGCACCCTTATTCTTGAACCAACCCGCGAGCTCGCGGCGCAGGTCAAGGAGAACTTCGACAAGTACGGCGCCGGTCAAAAACTGAACGTCGCGCTTCTGATCGGCGGCGTCTCCTTCGGCGATCAGGATTTGAAGCTGATGCGCGGTGTGGACGTGTTGATCGCGACCCCTGGCCGGCTGCTCGACCACACAGAACGCGGCGGCTTGCTTCTCACCGGTGTCGAGTTGCTGGTGATCGACGAAGCTGACCGGATGCTGGACATGGGCTTCATTCCGGACATCGAACGGATCTGCAAGCTGGTCCCTTTCACGCGTCAGACCTTGTTCTTCACCGCCACGATGCCTCCCGAAATTCGGCGCGTCACAGAAACATTCCTGCACAACCCTGAAAAGGTCGAAGTTTCCAAACCCGCTTCTACCGCTGTAACTGTCACGCAGTCGCAAGTCAGCGTCGGGCGTGAGCCGCACGAAAAGCGCGAGGTCCTGCGCCAGTTGCTGCGTGAAGCAAAGGACCTGAAGAACGCAATTATCTTCTGCAACCGGAAACGCGAGGTGGCCTTGCTACATCGCTCCCTTCAGAAGCATGGCTTTGGCGCTGCAGCCCTTCATGGCGACATGGATCAAAGCGCCCGCATGACAGCGCTCGATCAATTCCGCAAGGGCGAATTGCCCCTGCTGGTCGCATCTGACGTCGCGGCCCGCGGCCTCGACATTCCCGAAGTCAGCCACGTCTTCAATTTCGACGTGCCCCACCATCCTGACGACTACGTCCACCGCATCGGCCGCACCGGCCGCGCCGGACGCCTTGGGACGGCCATTTCAATCGTCAGCCCCTCAGACCAGAAATCCCTCCTCGCCATTGAAAAGCTGATTGGGCAGCCGATTGCCCGGGCGGAAACCAGTCATACGGTATCCACGGATGCTGCTCCGATGCCCACCGCCCCTCATGGGGAAAAGGCGCCGGAAGAACGGAAGCCTCGCCGCGAAAGATCACGAGGCGGCCGAAACAAATCTCAGCGTCCGGAGGGCATCGCCGCACCGCAGCAGCCACCTTCCATCGGACGGCCCCGGCCGGTTTCAGCCTCCCGCGAGCAGTTTTCCGAACCAGGCGACCACTCCCACCTTCCTGCATTTCTTTTGAGGCCCATCCGCGCCCGCGGTTAA
- a CDS encoding iron-sulfur cluster assembly protein (product_source=KO:K13628; cath_funfam=2.60.300.12; cog=COG0316; ko=KO:K13628; pfam=PF01521; superfamily=89360; tigrfam=TIGR00049) has product MTAMTPTSSTSAKPKVRPRPQVMRLTDAAAERVKELAGRADSEIVGLRVGIKNGGCAGQSYTVEYAHEVRPTDEVVEDKGVKILVDPKAVLFLLGTEMDYKADKMQAQFVFNNPNQVSACGCGESVQLTPAKVDG; this is encoded by the coding sequence ATGACAGCTATGACGCCAACAAGTTCAACATCTGCTAAGCCCAAGGTTCGTCCTCGTCCGCAAGTGATGCGTCTGACGGACGCTGCTGCTGAGCGCGTGAAAGAGCTTGCCGGTCGCGCGGATTCTGAAATCGTTGGGCTGCGGGTGGGTATCAAGAACGGCGGTTGCGCCGGTCAGTCCTACACCGTTGAGTATGCCCATGAAGTTCGGCCGACCGACGAGGTCGTCGAGGACAAGGGTGTGAAGATCCTTGTCGATCCGAAGGCGGTGCTGTTCCTGCTGGGCACCGAGATGGATTATAAGGCGGACAAGATGCAGGCGCAGTTCGTCTTCAACAATCCAAACCAGGTCAGTGCTTGCGGCTGCGGAGAGTCGGTTCAGCTGACGCCGGCCAAGGTTGATGGCTGA
- a CDS encoding diguanylate cyclase (product_source=KO:K13590; cath_funfam=3.30.70.270; cog=COG2199; ko=KO:K13590; pfam=PF00990; smart=SM00267; superfamily=55073; tigrfam=TIGR00254): MIGLLEEHERTMAFAEVALGQIRSLRQTAVPRNYEIWYVYATGYNSALNKIINETLARNGKLTESDLDQIYETYLSQIRTTERIDKVGSRVISEIDDVMSLITEALGMTATFGNSLDGATQKLSSAKDLSQVKAVVEALVASTREMQETNRALESRLMISKQEISNLQHSLEAIRTESLTDPLTSLGNRKFFDRAIESAVAHATQTGEPLSLLMLDIDHFKSFNDNYGHLTGDQVLRLVAMSLKQTIKGQDITARYGGEEFAVVLPNTALRQALTVADHIRRAVMSKQLKKKSTGEILGRVTISVGVSMLQSGDDTDSFIERADACLYAAKRNGRNRVICEADPEFSPNDRIQVA, translated from the coding sequence GTGATTGGCCTTCTGGAAGAGCATGAACGCACCATGGCGTTCGCTGAGGTCGCTTTGGGTCAAATCAGATCCTTGCGCCAGACAGCCGTGCCTCGCAATTACGAGATCTGGTACGTCTACGCGACGGGCTACAACAGTGCCCTCAACAAGATCATCAATGAGACCCTTGCTCGCAACGGGAAGCTGACAGAGTCTGATCTCGATCAGATCTACGAGACCTATCTTTCCCAGATCCGCACCACTGAGCGCATCGATAAGGTTGGCTCGCGCGTCATCAGCGAAATAGACGACGTGATGTCGCTCATCACCGAAGCGCTGGGCATGACCGCGACCTTCGGCAACAGCCTCGATGGGGCGACGCAGAAACTTTCCAGCGCCAAGGACCTCAGTCAGGTCAAAGCCGTCGTCGAAGCCTTGGTCGCATCCACGCGCGAAATGCAGGAAACCAATCGGGCGCTTGAATCCCGTTTGATGATCTCGAAGCAGGAAATCTCCAACCTCCAGCACAGTCTTGAAGCCATCCGGACGGAGAGCCTCACAGATCCATTGACGTCGCTCGGCAACCGCAAGTTCTTCGACCGAGCGATCGAAAGCGCAGTTGCTCATGCAACACAGACCGGCGAGCCATTGTCGCTGCTGATGCTCGACATTGATCACTTCAAATCCTTCAACGACAACTATGGTCACCTGACGGGTGACCAGGTGCTGCGTCTCGTGGCGATGTCGTTGAAGCAGACAATCAAGGGTCAGGATATTACAGCGCGCTATGGCGGTGAAGAGTTCGCCGTGGTGCTGCCGAATACAGCGCTTCGTCAGGCTCTGACAGTCGCAGACCATATTCGCCGTGCGGTAATGTCGAAACAGCTCAAGAAGAAATCGACCGGAGAAATCCTCGGCCGCGTCACGATCTCCGTCGGCGTTTCAATGCTGCAGTCCGGCGACGACACCGACAGTTTCATCGAGCGCGCGGATGCTTGCCTTTATGCTGCTAAACGCAACGGCCGCAATCGCGTGATTTGTGAGGCTGATCCCGAATTTTCTCCCAACGACCGCATACAAGTCGCTTAA
- a CDS encoding DNA transformation protein (product_source=KO:K07343; cath_funfam=3.30.1460.30; cog=COG3070; ko=KO:K07343; pfam=PF04993; superfamily=159894) codes for MSGPAMDRDYLSDLFSEFGPILLRRMFSGYGIVADGVNFAMALRAGIIFRVDDLTVARYEAEGAKPFQYDTRNKTVVVKSYRHLPERLYDDPEELAVWAREAVEAAKRAAAKKSRVKKQPSKPKHDVSRPAKKAKKKASRTAVAKRKTPRTKAAKKKTGRKKAGRKTGGKRT; via the coding sequence ATGTCGGGTCCAGCCATGGACCGCGACTATCTTAGCGATCTTTTCTCTGAATTCGGACCTATCCTCCTTCGCCGCATGTTCAGCGGCTACGGCATCGTCGCCGATGGCGTGAACTTCGCCATGGCGTTAAGGGCCGGCATCATTTTCAGGGTCGATGATCTGACCGTCGCGCGGTACGAGGCAGAGGGCGCCAAGCCTTTCCAGTACGACACCAGAAACAAAACGGTGGTTGTGAAGTCTTATCGGCATCTGCCGGAACGGCTTTATGACGATCCGGAAGAGTTGGCTGTCTGGGCGCGAGAAGCGGTCGAGGCGGCCAAGCGGGCAGCAGCCAAGAAATCACGCGTAAAAAAGCAGCCGTCCAAACCGAAGCACGACGTCTCAAGGCCAGCCAAGAAAGCAAAGAAGAAGGCGTCAAGGACAGCGGTCGCGAAGCGAAAGACGCCCCGCACAAAAGCCGCCAAGAAAAAAACCGGACGTAAAAAAGCCGGTCGGAAGACCGGCGGGAAAAGGACTTAA
- a CDS encoding cysteine desulfurase/selenocysteine lyase (product_source=KO:K11717; cath_funfam=3.40.640.10,3.90.1150.10; cog=COG0520; ko=KO:K11717; pfam=PF00266; superfamily=53383; tigrfam=TIGR01979), with protein MHPAVANGSYDVERVRQDFPALALKVYGKPLVYLDNAASAQKPTAVLDRMAEAYKSEYANVHRGLHYLANAATEAYEGGRSRVAQFLNARRNEEIIFTRNATEAINLVASSWGEPNIREGDEIVLSIMEHHSNIVPWHFLRERHGAVIKWAPVDDEGNFLIEEFEKLLTAKTKLVAITQMSNALGTVVPVKDVVKIAHARGIPVLVDGSQAAVHMAVDVQDIDCDFYVFTGHKLYGPTGIGVLYAKYDHLVAVRPYNGGGEMIREVAKDWITYGDPPHKFEAGTPAIVESIGLGAAIDYVNSIGKERIAKHEHDLLTYAMERLREINSLRIIGTAHGKGPLISFTMEGAHPHDVATVIDRGGIAVRAGTHCVMPLLERFNVTATCRASFGMYNTRSEVDQLAQALIKAQELFS; from the coding sequence ATGCATCCGGCAGTGGCTAACGGTTCATACGATGTGGAGCGGGTCAGGCAAGACTTTCCAGCGCTCGCGCTGAAGGTCTATGGCAAGCCGCTGGTTTATCTCGACAATGCGGCATCCGCGCAGAAGCCGACTGCTGTGCTTGATCGCATGGCTGAGGCGTACAAGAGTGAATACGCTAACGTCCATCGTGGGCTGCATTATCTCGCCAACGCGGCGACCGAAGCCTACGAAGGCGGGCGGTCCCGCGTGGCGCAGTTTCTCAATGCCCGGCGCAATGAAGAGATCATCTTCACGCGCAATGCGACCGAGGCTATCAACCTCGTGGCGTCATCTTGGGGCGAGCCTAATATCAGAGAGGGCGACGAGATCGTGCTCTCGATCATGGAGCACCACTCGAACATCGTGCCTTGGCACTTCCTGCGTGAGCGCCATGGTGCGGTGATCAAATGGGCGCCGGTCGACGATGAAGGCAACTTCCTGATCGAGGAATTCGAAAAGCTGCTGACGGCGAAGACGAAGCTTGTTGCCATCACGCAGATGTCGAATGCGCTTGGCACCGTCGTCCCTGTGAAGGATGTCGTAAAGATCGCGCATGCACGAGGCATTCCTGTGCTTGTCGACGGTAGCCAGGCAGCCGTGCACATGGCTGTCGACGTGCAGGACATCGATTGTGACTTCTATGTCTTTACCGGCCATAAGCTTTACGGCCCGACTGGGATCGGCGTGCTGTATGCGAAATACGATCACTTGGTCGCAGTGCGCCCTTATAATGGCGGCGGCGAGATGATCCGCGAGGTGGCCAAGGATTGGATCACTTACGGTGATCCTCCACATAAGTTCGAGGCGGGAACTCCAGCCATTGTGGAGTCGATTGGGCTTGGTGCAGCGATCGACTACGTTAATTCGATCGGCAAGGAGCGCATCGCCAAGCATGAGCATGACCTGCTCACCTATGCGATGGAGCGGCTGCGCGAGATCAATTCCCTTCGCATCATTGGCACGGCACACGGCAAGGGACCTCTCATCTCTTTCACGATGGAAGGGGCGCACCCACATGATGTTGCGACCGTGATCGATCGTGGCGGCATTGCGGTCCGAGCAGGAACGCATTGCGTGATGCCGCTTTTGGAGCGATTCAATGTAACGGCTACATGCCGAGCCTCATTTGGCATGTATAATACGCGCAGCGAGGTCGACCAGCTTGCGCAGGCGCTGATCAAGGCGCAGGAGCTCTTTTCATGA